The following nucleotide sequence is from Zingiber officinale cultivar Zhangliang chromosome 10A, Zo_v1.1, whole genome shotgun sequence.
TCGATTTTATTGACTCCTCGAACCACGAACACACCCAGTGCGACTCCAACGAAGTAGCCACACAGCACACGACACGTACCAACAAACTATTGACTACGTTGGCCATAACGATAAAAATAACGGAAAAGAGTCCAGAAACGTTGACTCGAGAAGGATTCATTGTCGACTACTCGAATCCGTACACCTGCTTCAAGATCTCGTAAACCTTGACCGGGTCGTAGAACGCCTTGGAGACACTCTCCCTCTCCAAGCACCGTTTGCCCCACGCCACCAACTTCGGTGCCTCCGCCTCGACGCTGAAACCACCGCAGGTCTCGAAGGTGTAGAACCAGGAGCAGAAGGGAACCAGCGCAATGTCGACGTAGCCGAAAGCGTCGCCGCCGAAGTACTTCTTGTCGCCCAGCTCAGCCTCCAGGACCTTCAGGATCTCGATGAACTCTTTCTTGGCCACCTGATGGGCCTCTCCCTTCAGCTTCCACAGTCTGGTTCCGTACTCGTAGATCTGGTCCATGGAGAAAGAGCAGAAGGCAGACGACTTGTTAGCATTTAATTCACAGCGAAACAAAGACTGGAAGTTCATATGTAAGTTACTAATACAACTCTTTTCCATCTGATTCCGATCGCCAACCAGTTCAGCAACAcaaataaattctaaaaaaaaaacactttcttTTTCCTGCTTTTGGTCAAGAAAACAAGATCAACATGGGATGATGAGGATGAAGGCCATGATGCTGACAGCAATGATGAGTACCTTGAGTATTTGCAATACTTAGCGTTACAGACTACACCAACATCTTTTGCGCAAGAAAATGAATTTCTAAATCCATTTGCGGAAGGTGGTGGGGAGATAGTGTTCCTTGAACTTCAGGTAACAGTCAATTTGATGATTGGATTTCTGACTATCCTAAATTACAGCAGCTGCAGAAACAGATTTATTCTCAGGCAAGAAGTTGCAAGTACAAAATTACTGGCTGAAATCCAGATTGACCAGCTGAAGAAAGAATATGCTACTGAGAAAGAAGAATTGCTCAGAATTCAAAATGCTAATATACTAGAAATCTGTTCCTGCAGCTGCTGTAATTTAGGATAGTCagaaacccaatcatcaaattgACTGGTACCTGGAAGTTCAGTGCCAGCTGCTACTTTGGGTATGCTCTCGCTTTCTTCATTAAGGAGAGTAAGATTGATTGCGATAAAAGGGAAAGGTAATAATATTTGCTTCAATCACTAATGAAAACAGTCAGAAATACCCACCAATCTCTAATATTGACTAAAAAAACTAGAAATCAAATGCACAATCAATTCCCAAAGAGAAAGAACTTTCCTACCGCCTATTTCTTTCACGCCAGTTGTTCTCAAACTCCAcaacaagttaaaaaaataacaaacacCGCCAGCTTAGAAGCTTAGAGCCTCCTTAGCAGCTACCTCCTCTGCTATCGAGTCTAACGTACGGTGACCCAGTCGAATTAGCAAGGTAAAACTAGGCTTATTCTATACAACCAATAATCAAACAGGTGGAGGGCATAGCAATACCTTTTTGTCAATGAAGTCGCCCCAGAAGCGCGCCTGGGCGCGGGCGTAGGGGTCCGCCGGCAGAAGCGGTGCGCCATCGGACCACACCTCGTCGATGTACTGCACGATGATGACGGACTCGCACACCGGCTTGCCGTCGTGGATGAGGACGGGGATCTTCTTGTGGACGGGGTTGGCTTGCAGCAGCAGCGGGCTCTTGTTGTCCAAGTCCTGCTCCTTGTACTCGTACGCCACCCCCTTCTCCGCCAGCGCGATCCGGCACCGCTGCCCGAAAGGACTCACCCCCAGATCCAGTAACACCACCTCCTCCGCCATTGTCGCTCCTCTCACTCTCTCTCACTCTCCCTGTCTCGTTCTCGCTCTCCAAAACGATGCGGATATGGAGGCGATTTGTGAGGTCTTAATAGAACACTGACACCGCCTCGTGTTGTGTGAGCTTATCACTTACGCAACGACGCCGTCTGGGGCAGTCGATGCAGGGAAACAAGTCACGGCTTGCGTCACGAGTGCCGACCGAGGAGCTTCCATGAGCCGTCGATGGGGAGATCAACGGTAAGGTGGAAGGAGCTAGAACAACTGAGACGTTTCGGTTCCTTCATGCAtatttatccttttacatttccAGCAATTAATTTTACCGATTACAGAAAACAAAGGAACAATTGTTGGGCTTTGGTTTTGGCCCAGTTAAGTGCTGACATTAATTGGTGATGTAACAACGGATTTACTGCACAACgtgttaaataattaaattatagatGTCTAAATTAAGTGCCAGttagaataaattttttttttaaaaaaaataggattATTATTAAAGATGTctaaataatatcatattttataagttaattatatttttgtaattttttatatttaattttaaaaataatacctaattaatttttattaataatacctaattaattttttaactagATTAATTAATTCTTTAGTTAGATAAATTCATTTTTTCAGCGGGCCAAATTTACCATAAAGATTAATGAAAGCAAATGAAGAAAATTAATTTGCAACAAATGTTGCAAAGTCCTCAGCGAGCTAATCGGATGGACCCTCAATAATCCAAtttccttattctcttggatGCTTACAGGGCCCTACTTCCCCTTATCTTCTAATTGACTAATGTCAATCGAATGGGATCTCAAGAGCCAACTCCCCTGCATGCCTACTGGGTCCTGTTCCCCCTCATCTCCCGAATGATGATCGAACGGGCTCTCATGGATCAGCTCTCAAACTCTTCGAATGTCTATAGGGCTCTGCTCCCCTCATCTCCCAATCAGCTAATGTCGATCGAACGAACTCTTTTTGGATCGGCTAGTACCGATTAGACGGGCTCTCAAGGCCCATCTCCCCAATTTATCGATTGTCTGCAGGGCCCAACCTGCCTCTAGGACACTATCATAGTCCATTCACTACTCATAAAGGACTGGACATTATGTTTGTGGTCCATCCCCTGACTGGCAACCCAATAGGCCTTCTGGCTCATGAGCCTGTTTCATTATTAATACATGTGAATTTGTCAAAAAGTCAGAAGATTATATCTTCACATATATATGCAATACCCCTGTACCTACGATGAGATTGTGGGATAAAGTAGAAACATAAAGATTAGATAAATTATCAAGCGGTGATATGATGCCTTATTACATGCGGAGATTACAGGAGATATTGTAAAATGGGTCATTCACCGTTGGCTTAGATACCCAAGTCCATTACCTACCTCTCATTAGTCATTGTTTTTCTTCTGAGATTCTGACTTAATCGTTGGAGTAGTTGCACCAGGGACCCTCCCATGGTTTGCTTATTAATGATTTTTTTCTCTCCTCCTTTTGTCAATGTTTGCAGGCGTCCCTCGTCATTCCCTGCGTTCCCCTATCAAGTCTTCTTTCTGTCAAACTTCTAGCCAGCTCACCGATAATTCACATCTCACTGACTATGAAACTTGGTTAATTAAGTGATCCATTGATCTTAACTTGGCTAGCTTATATGAGTTTCTTCAACTTATTAAACTATTTGATATTCGGAAACACCATACAACTCTTGGTCATTGTGCCATACCAtccatttatttgttgaaattctTCAAATTCTATATGATAGACTTAGTTAACCTCAATAATTAGCTTTGAGATGATTAGTCTAGTCTCATAGAATTTTTCAATCGGTCATTAGGATAAATTGGAAAGTGCTCGCGACAAGCGATTAAGAAGCTCAACATCCTTTAGTTATACACCACagttggaggaaaaattcttacaaatttacTATAACTAAGGATCAAACTGTGGATACTTGGGTGGTAACCTAAATATCTTACTGTTGCACTAGCTTTAGGGTGAATTTCTTCAAATTATGGCATAAAGCAATCTTGTTATGTGACTCTTAATTACCGTCGTCTATTTAAGCCTAATTTGAAGCTAGTATTACACTTTTCTCTGAGTCCTAACTATCGTCCTGTGCAAAGTAATGTCACCTTGTTAGCCGGTAAAGGTTTAGTCCGCATGATGGATTCTATTTGTATTTATTTTCATCATTCCCCATGGTTTgaagaaaattaaaattcctgAGTTTCTCAAATCCATCTCATATGAAAACAGGATGGACTAGAAAAATGGCCCGAGGCTATGGCGTCGTAATAGGATATTCAAATTGTCACTCAGGTATTCACAGTTTGATCCCTAACTATGAtatatttgtagaatttttttctttacatAGGGCGCACAACTAAAGGAGGTTGGGTTTCTAGGTTGCCCGCTGTGCgtgcttctcgatttatcctgatggccGGTGGAAAAATTTCGTAAGACAAGCCTAGTCACCCTCAGGGCTAGTGAACGAGGTTAACTGGATTTATTATTTTCACGTCCAAGCATGTCTTCCTCTATACATTGGCCATTTGTACTAATAAATAGTAGCAatatgtgatttacctccttaaTACTAGTCTAGAGATAGATTGACGGAGGTATTAGAGACGAGCGAATCGTCTAAATTTGGACGTGATGGATGAGAAAGACTGATCCTAGCGATAGCACCAACAGTAGATATCAGCACTCTACATCTTTATGGCTTTGACCAACTTCTATTtgcaatatataaaattaataattatccAATTTCCTGTGTCGCTATGCTTGGTTCCATCCCTGGCGTCTAGAAGCTTTCTAGAAGTCGCACCTTGGTAGAAACTACATCTAGCACCCCTTAGATCACTTGATCACTCGTCAAACTGATTAGATCATTGTACGATTTATTAAATTTTTGTATTTAGATTTTAATTCAATGTATCTCATTTGTTATGttatatatatacagaaatgtTAGCCTACGGACCTCTTATTATGGAATCATACAGACCGCTTATGTGGAATAGCCCCGtcattatatgatttttttaaaaaaaacatatgcGTCAATTTTTTTCCCTTAAAATCTATTTTTCTTATGCTGACCCTCCTCGTTGCTCTCCTCGCCGTCGACCCTCACTGCGACGCCGAAGTTCTTTGTCGCGCCCTCACCAGCCCTCCCTCGCCGTACCCTGCCCTCTCTCGCTGCAACACCTTCCCTCTTCAACGACGCTGCCCTCCGATCTGAATCCGCCAAACCCCTCCTCACCGCTCTCCTCGTCGTCGACCCTCACCGTGACGCCGCAACGCCACGCCACAGCAATACCTCACCACGTCTCGCCCTCTCT
It contains:
- the LOC122027155 gene encoding probable glutathione S-transferase — protein: MAEEVVLLDLGVSPFGQRCRIALAEKGVAYEYKEQDLDNKSPLLLQANPVHKKIPVLIHDGKPVCESVIIVQYIDEVWSDGAPLLPADPYARAQARFWGDFIDKKIYEYGTRLWKLKGEAHQVAKKEFIEILKVLEAELGDKKYFGGDAFGYVDIALVPFCSWFYTFETCGGFSVEAEAPKLVAWGKRCLERESVSKAFYDPVKVYEILKQVYGFE